The Amycolatopsis jiangsuensis nucleotide sequence TGTCCACCGCCCCCGGCTCGCCGTTCCCGGCGACCGTCCGCGCGGACGGCACCCTGACCGGCGAAGTACGCACGGTGGCCGACGCCTCCGTGGCCGAGGTGTTCGTGGTTCCCGCGACGTCCGCGGACGGCCCGGGCCTGTATGCCGTGGACGCCGCGGAAACGACCGTGGCCGAAGTGGTTTCGCTGGACCTGACCCGCCGCATCGCCGACGTGACCTTCTCCGGCGCCACCGCCCGGCCGATCGTGCGGGGCGCCGCCGCGGAGTCCGCTGTGGACAGTGCACTCACGACAGCGGCCGGTCTGCTGGCCTCGGAACAGACCGGCCTGACGGAATGGGCGCTGACCGAGACGGTGACGTACCTGAAGGGCCGCTACCAGTTCGGCCGTCCGGTCGGCGGGTTCCAGTCGCTGAAGCACCGGCTGGCCACCTTGTACACCGAGCTGGTCGGCGCCCGCGCCGCCGCCCGGTACGCCGCGGACGCCCTCGCCGGCGGCTACGACGTCCCGATCGCGGTGGCCGTGGCCCAGGCCAGGGTGAGCCCGATCGCGGTGCACGCCACCGAGGAAGCCATCCAGCTGCACGGCGGAATCGGGATGACCTGGGAGCACCCCGCGCACCTGTACCTGAAACGCGCGAAGAGCGACGAGCTGGCTTTCGGCACGCCCGGCCGGCACCGCGCGCGGCTGGCGGACCTGGTGGAGCTGCCGGCCTGAGTGGAACCGGATTTTCCCGCCTCGTACGGCGGGTCGGGAGAATCCGGCCGATTCCCCGACGACGAAAGGACACCGATGTCCTTCACCCTCGAAGACCGCTGGGCCATCACCGACCTGCTCTCGATGCACGGCCATCTCGTCGACGACGGGCACCTCGACCGCTTCGAGGACCTGTTCACCGCGGACGTCGTCTACGACCTCACCGGGTTCGGGCAGGAGCCGCTGCGCGGGGTGGCGGCGCTGCGCGCGGCCGGCTGGGCACTGGGCGCGGACAATCCGGTCGCCCATCACGTCACCAACATCGTCGTCACCGCGGAGACGGACGACCGGGCGCGGGCCCGCTCCAAGGGCCTCGGGATCGGAGCCGACGGCACCTGCGCTTCGGTGTCCTATGACGACGTCGTCGTGCGCACCCCGGACGGCTGGCGGATCAGCCACCGCACGCTGACGCCGCGCCGCACTCCCCTGGGCGGGCTGACCGGCCCGGGCTGAGCGGCGCTACGCGGGGGACGGCGGATCGAGAACGGACCAGTGCTCGACGAACCGGCCATCGCGCACCCGGACGAAGTCCATCACGGGGAATTCGACGTGGTGGCCCGACGGGGGTGTCCCCAGCCACTCCCCGACGTGGCGTCCCCGGTAGATCTTGTGCGTGGCCACGACGTCGTCGGAAGCCACGCAGTGCACGATCTCGACCTCGAGGCCGGCGAACGCGGTGTGCAGCGCCCGCGTGACGTCGGCGACGCCGCTGCGGTCGTCCGGCCTGCCCTTCTTGGCCGACCGGTTCCGGAAATCCGGATGCACGAACTCCTCGATCAGCGCGACCTGCCCACCCTCGTGCACCTGCTCGACGAAAGCACGCATCCGCGCGACGTTGTCCGCTTCCACACCCATTCCGTGTGCCTCCTGTCATGGCCGAACCTCGCGAACGTACCGTCCGGTCGATTTCGGTCAGTGCGCGGCGGCGGGCGCGAGGAACTTCCGGGGATTGTCGACCAGCATCGTCGTGAGGTCGTCCTCGCTGACGCCCCGCGCTCGCAACGCGGGCAGCACCTCGTTCGTGATGTGCAGGAAGTGCCAGTTCGGCAGCAGAGTCTCGCGCAGCGGCTGGTCCATCCAGTCCAGGTAGCACGCGGCGTCGTGCGAGAGCACCATGCTGCCCGCGTAGCCGCGTTCGCACAGCGTCGCCACCGTCGCCACGCGCTCCTCGAACGGCAGGTACGAATCGAGGCCGAACCGGTCCATGCCGAGCAGCGAACCGCGGTCGGCGATCTCGGTCAGGTAGCCCAGGTCGGTGGTGTCGCCGCAGTGCCCGATCAGCACCCGCCGCAGGTCGACCCCCTCGGCCGCGAACACGTCCTGCTGGTCCAGTCCACGCCGGGTACCCGCGTGTGTGTGCGTCATGATCGGCGCACCGGTCCGCCGGTGCGCCTCGGCCACCGCGAGCAGCACCCGTTCGACGCCCGGGGCCAGCCCCGGCTCGTCGGTGGCGCACTTGAGCACCCCGGCCTTCACCCCGGTGCCGGCGATACCCTCGGTCAGGTCCCCGACGAACATCTCGACCAGCGGTTCCGGCCCGCCCAGCGGCGTGCCGGGTCCGCGCAGCTGCAGGTAGTGCGGCAGGTCGCGATAGGTGTAGAGACCGGTGGCGACCACGATCTGCAGGTCCGTCGCGGCCGCGACGGCCTGCACCCGCGGCACGTACCGGCCCAGGCCGATCACCGTGGGATCGACGATCGTGTCGATTCCGGCGGCCTTGAGCGCACGCAGGGTGGCGATCGCCTCCGGCACGTGCACGGACTCGTCGAACCCGTCGTGCTCCGGGTAGTTCGCCACGAATTCCGGGCTCAGCACGAAGATGTGCTCGTGCATCAGCACCCGGCCCAGTGCCTCGGGCGCCACCGCGCCGCGGACCGTCTCGACCATCGGCCACCCCTTCCGTGCGGACCCTCATCGTGGCGCTCCCCGGCCCGTGGCGCACGGTGACCGGCCGCTACCCGGTTTTCGCGCTCAGCCCGCCGTCCACCGGCAGACAGGCGCCGTTGATGTAGGCCGCCTCGTCCGAGGCGAGGAACACCGCCGCGTGGGCGACGTCCCAGGGACTGCCCATCCGCCCGGTCGGGCTGGCCTCGTCGCGGGCGGCCCGCGCGCCCGGGTCCCGGTCCAGCTGACGGCCGACCAGCGGGGTGTCGATCAGGCCGGGCAGTACGGCGTTGACCCGGACGCCGTGGCGGGCATGCGTCAGGGCGAGCGACACGGTCAGCTGGTTGACCGCCGCCTTCGCGGCCATGTAGGCGGGATACTCGTAGCCGGTGTGCCGGATGCTCGCCAGCGAGGAGACGTTCACGATCGCGCCGCGGCCGGCCGCGAGCATGTGCGGCAGGGTGTGCTTGCACGCCAGAAAGACGCCGGTGAGGTTCACCGCGACCGCCGCGTCCCACTCCGCCACCGACAGCCCGGTCAGCGAGCCGGTGACCGCCGCGCCGACGTTGTTGTGCAGCACCGCCGGCACGCCCAGCGTGGACACCACGGACGCGACCGCGTCCGCCACGTCGTCCTCCTCGGTCACGTCCGCGGTCAGCGGTACGGCCGTGCCGCCTTCCTCGGTGATCAGCCGGGTAGTCTCCTCCGCGCTCTCCTTCACCAGGTCCACCGCGGCGACGGTGGCACCGGCACGGGCGTAGGCGAGCGCTGCCGCGCGGCCGTTGCTGAGTTCCGCCCCGCTCGAACCGGCCCCGAACACCACGGCGATCCGGTCGTCCAGACGCGCCACGATCCCTCCTTCCCACGGCCCCCCGCTCCAGGATCACCGGGGCAC carries:
- a CDS encoding acyl-CoA dehydrogenase family protein; amino-acid sequence: MSSPNLVYSDVEEDLRASVRSLLADRAGPAEVLGRTETADPYDRNLWHTLAADLGAAGLMVPEAHGGHGASARETAVVLEELGRSVAPVPFLGSAVLATSALLGTGDELLPRLASGELTGALAVPLSTAPGSPFPATVRADGTLTGEVRTVADASVAEVFVVPATSADGPGLYAVDAAETTVAEVVSLDLTRRIADVTFSGATARPIVRGAAAESAVDSALTTAAGLLASEQTGLTEWALTETVTYLKGRYQFGRPVGGFQSLKHRLATLYTELVGARAAARYAADALAGGYDVPIAVAVAQARVSPIAVHATEEAIQLHGGIGMTWEHPAHLYLKRAKSDELAFGTPGRHRARLADLVELPA
- a CDS encoding nuclear transport factor 2 family protein, which translates into the protein MSFTLEDRWAITDLLSMHGHLVDDGHLDRFEDLFTADVVYDLTGFGQEPLRGVAALRAAGWALGADNPVAHHVTNIVVTAETDDRARARSKGLGIGADGTCASVSYDDVVVRTPDGWRISHRTLTPRRTPLGGLTGPG
- a CDS encoding ester cyclase, with product MGVEADNVARMRAFVEQVHEGGQVALIEEFVHPDFRNRSAKKGRPDDRSGVADVTRALHTAFAGLEVEIVHCVASDDVVATHKIYRGRHVGEWLGTPPSGHHVEFPVMDFVRVRDGRFVEHWSVLDPPSPA
- a CDS encoding phosphotriesterase family protein; amino-acid sequence: MVETVRGAVAPEALGRVLMHEHIFVLSPEFVANYPEHDGFDESVHVPEAIATLRALKAAGIDTIVDPTVIGLGRYVPRVQAVAAATDLQIVVATGLYTYRDLPHYLQLRGPGTPLGGPEPLVEMFVGDLTEGIAGTGVKAGVLKCATDEPGLAPGVERVLLAVAEAHRRTGAPIMTHTHAGTRRGLDQQDVFAAEGVDLRRVLIGHCGDTTDLGYLTEIADRGSLLGMDRFGLDSYLPFEERVATVATLCERGYAGSMVLSHDAACYLDWMDQPLRETLLPNWHFLHITNEVLPALRARGVSEDDLTTMLVDNPRKFLAPAAAH
- a CDS encoding SDR family NAD(P)-dependent oxidoreductase, which translates into the protein MARLDDRIAVVFGAGSSGAELSNGRAAALAYARAGATVAAVDLVKESAEETTRLITEEGGTAVPLTADVTEEDDVADAVASVVSTLGVPAVLHNNVGAAVTGSLTGLSVAEWDAAVAVNLTGVFLACKHTLPHMLAAGRGAIVNVSSLASIRHTGYEYPAYMAAKAAVNQLTVSLALTHARHGVRVNAVLPGLIDTPLVGRQLDRDPGARAARDEASPTGRMGSPWDVAHAAVFLASDEAAYINGACLPVDGGLSAKTG